From one Mycobacterium colombiense CECT 3035 genomic stretch:
- a CDS encoding MarR family transcriptional regulator: MPDSDARLASDLSLAVMRLARQLRFRNPSSPVSLSQLSALAMLTNEGPMTPGALAIRERVRPPSMTRVIASLAEMGLVDRAPHPVDGRQVLVSVSESGAELVKANRRARQEWLAKRLATLDSEQRDTLRHAADLMLALVDEGP; the protein is encoded by the coding sequence ATGCCTGACAGCGATGCGCGGCTGGCCAGCGACCTGTCACTGGCTGTTATGCGGCTGGCCCGCCAACTGCGGTTCCGCAACCCGTCGTCGCCGGTGTCGTTGTCGCAGCTGTCGGCGCTGGCAATGCTGACCAACGAAGGCCCGATGACACCGGGCGCCCTGGCGATCCGCGAAAGGGTCCGGCCGCCGTCGATGACCCGGGTTATTGCGTCGCTGGCCGAGATGGGCCTGGTGGACCGTGCGCCGCACCCGGTCGACGGCAGGCAGGTGCTCGTCTCGGTCTCCGAGTCCGGGGCCGAGCTGGTCAAGGCGAACCGACGCGCCCGCCAGGAGTGGCTGGCCAAGCGACTGGCGACGCTGGACAGCGAACAACGCGACACCCTGCGCCACGCGGCCGACCTGATGTTGGCCCTGGTCGACGAAGGCCCGTGA
- a CDS encoding DUF2530 domain-containing protein: MSAEPGESRTAPPLPAALLHVWPFIALGALGWVAAVAAAFLVPALQGWRPVALAGLGVGVLGTSIFLLQLAAARRGARGAQAGLENYLDHK; this comes from the coding sequence ATGTCTGCCGAACCCGGTGAGAGCCGCACCGCGCCGCCACTGCCCGCCGCGCTGCTGCACGTGTGGCCCTTCATCGCGCTCGGCGCGCTGGGCTGGGTGGCCGCGGTGGCCGCCGCTTTCCTGGTGCCGGCCCTGCAGGGTTGGCGTCCCGTCGCGCTGGCCGGGCTCGGCGTGGGGGTGCTCGGCACGAGCATCTTCCTGCTGCAGCTGGCCGCGGCCCGGCGCGGGGCGCGCGGCGCCCAGGCCGGGCTCGAAAACTATCTCGACCACAAGTAA